The DNA window TTTCGTGGGATTGGTCATCGCGGACGACATCGTCCACATTCAGGGTGAGATCACCGGAGCGGTCATAGAGCTCTCTCCCACTCCTTCCGAAGGGACCGTGATCGGGAACAGCAACGGGAATATGTGGTTTTCGAGACAGGCGGTTCTCAACGCCACGAGCCTCAACGGCAGTTCAACCGCAATCGGCAGCGCGGCGAACGTCATCGCCTGGTGGGAATGAGCCCATTTTACCCAATGTGACGATGCGTACAGACAATGGCACCGCGTCTTGTTAAATTGGTTGCAGATTCATTTGCCTCTCCTTCGATCCACCGTCTGCGCACCGCAGATTGCATGAAGAACGGAACCGCAGTCATGAGATCGGGAAGATTTTCAATCATCCGGGAAACTCAATATGGGTGCTAACATCATTCTGGCGGTCGGAGCCCTGATCATCTTCGGAACATTCCTCAGTTCCTCAAATCGATTGATGATGGGCAATACCCAGATCGCCGAGCAAAACGAGTACTACATCTCCGCAATATCGCTGGCTCAGGCGGTCATCGACGAAGCGAAAACCAAGGCGTTCGACCAGAAAACGGTCGTCGATACCGCGACGGTCGCGCTCGCTGATTCCTTCACTGTGTTCAACAAGCTCGGTCCCGAGGGTGTCACGGAGAATGTACCCAAGCCCGACGTGTTGGTCAGCGCCGCGCCCTACACGGCGACCTCGCCCGGTTATAAGTCGACGTACAAATTCAACGATATCGACGATTACGACGGTTACACGAGAACGGTGAACACGCCGAGGGCTGAGGGATTTACGATTGCCGTTCAGGTCAAATACGGCGACCCGACCGATCCCGATGTGCCTCTGAACTATCAGACATTTTGCAAGCGGATGAAAGTCACGGTGACGAGCCCCTATATGACCGACAAGGTCGAGCTTTCTTACGCATTTACCTATTAGGAATCAAGATCATGAATGCATTGTATGATGTTGTCTGCTCGGTCGTGATCGGCGGAATCGTGCTCGTCATGCTGGTGGGCTTCAACAGCAACATCGTGGAGAGCGCCAGCGTCCAGACGATCAAGGTGATGACGCAGTCGAACCTCACCGCGGTGACAAGCATCCTCGAGTATGAGATCAGCAAGATGGGATACGGAGTGTACGGCAAGGACAGCTCCATCATCTACGCCGATTCCAACAAGCTCAAATTCACCGGCGATTTTCTCGACCACGGGACGATCGACACGATCACCTACGCGTTCAATCCGACGGCCGCCTCCGGGCAGTTGAATACAAAGACCCGGATCCTGAGCAGGACCTATGCGCCCCAGGGAACGAACAGCTCCACGTCCCAGATAAATCTGGGACTCGTCCGGTTCAGGATGTACTACTACAATAAGGGGGACACGGCGTTGACGACCAACCCGGTGACGCGGCCCTCCCTGATAAAATCGTTCAAGCTCGCCGTCAATATCGAAAGCACGGTTCCGTACAAAGAGACCACGATGAAGTATCTGAAGCTCAATCCGGGTGTCTATTGGGAACGAATCATCAAACCTAAAAATCTGAGATAAACCATGTCAGGCCGAGCCATCATCCTCCTCGTCGTCGGGATCATCATGATCTCCGGCACCATCCTCTACCGGATCGAAGCGGCGAGTTCCGCGATCGTCGCCAACTCCGCAGGGTACGCCAAGAAGCAGAACGCCCGGAACATCGCTCAGAGCGGCGTCAATCTTGCATTGCGGCAACTCGAAACGAACAGCGCCTGGAGAACGGGCTTTTCTTCGCTCAGCATGCTCAGCGGAACGGCGACCGTGACGCTGTTCGACACCTCGTTCGCCGGGATCGCGCACGCGATCCGCATCCGTTCCGTCGCGACGAGCCAGGAGTCGACGGCCGTCTCGACCGCGATCTGCTATTTTCCGCAGCCGATGATACCTCCGATCGTAAAGGGCCTTGTGACCATCAACGGATCGGACGACATCAACGGCAGCATCACGCTCGATGCAGAGGATCACAAGCCCTGGTCGACGACGGTGAATCCGGGGAAGGGAACCTACGGCGTGTGGACGACGGGCTCGAGCTTTACCCTGGGAAGCTCGAGTTCCAAGGTGGGAGGGACGGCTCTCGGTGTCGATTTCGTTCCCACGAATCCAGTAAATCCCGCGGTGGTGATGACCAACCAGTCGATCGCCGGGGGTTATCCGGGCACTCCGGACAGCGCGTTCGGAGGGGCGGATATGGGATATCCGGAAGGAACCCTGAAAGCGGTCGCTCAGAGCGGCGTAGCCGGGAGCCAGTACGTGACCGATCCAGCAAAACTTAAGTATCCTCTGAGCGGCGTCACCTATGTCGAAATGCCGTCAGGATCGAACATCTGGAACTCCGCGAACATCAACGGAAGCGGCATGCTGATCATTCACAATAGCGTTAAGAACTCCATGTTCAAAGGTGCGAGCGGCTGGTTCTCGGGAATAATTCTGTCGGACGATATCTCCTTGCTGCATGCCCAGATTTGGGGGACGATCATCGGTCTTACCCCCAACCCCGCGGGCGCCGTCATGGGGAACGGCTCGGCCGTGGCGCGCTACTCTCGGCAATCGATCCTCGACGCCGTGGGTATGGTGTCCAACGGGACAGGCTTGAAAGTAATAGCCTGGAGGGAGTAGCAATCTGACCCCGGATCCCTCCGCCAGGGAAGCCTGAAATCGAGTTCAACCACCCTCCGCCGGGGTGCGCCCCTCCGCACTTAGTGTTCAATCCATCCTCCTTTCACCAATGACGTACTCCGCTCTCCAAAAATAATCGGGGAAATCAGGTATATTTCCTTGACTTTCGGGCCGGACTAGAGTATATTTCATACGAAATTCTCCGAGATTTCCCAAGTGTAACCCTGCTGTAGGAGGCGATTTTCTTGCAAGCGCGTGCCTCGCGCGTAGGAAAACTACCGCAGACACCTCTTGTTCAATACCATTACTCACCCGGCGTGTCCGGTCCGGACTCTCCGTGATCCCTGTCATGGAAGTCGATTTCAAAAATTGGCGGCCTGAACTGATATGAACCTCGGTCAAATGCTATTGGTTGTCGGCGCGATGGCGATACTCTCGACATTGACGCTCTCGATCAATACGACGATCCTGAGAACGTACATGATCTCGTACGACAGCGAGGCGACCATCGATGCAATCTCGATCGGGCAGGCGATGATCGACGAGATCAACACGCAGGCATTCGATTCGCTCACGAACGCGACCTCAACAGTGACTGATCCATCGTTTTGCACGCCGAAGTCCCGGCTTGGCGCCGATATCGACTCTGAAAAGACATTTGCCAGCCTGGTGGCGGCTGCTCCCGATACGGCCCCTTTCAAATCGACGCTCAAGTTCAACGACGTGGACGACTATCAGGGGTACCGGCGCGTCGTCAAATCGTCGCACCTCGGGACGTTCAGCGTGCGCGACTCCGTGTTCTACGTCCAGGAGGGGAACCACGACACCCCGTCTTCGACTCAGACATGGTTCAAGAAGGTCGAAGTGACCGTCACACATTCCAATCTGCTGAGCCCCGTGAAGGTGAAAGGGTTGATTGTCTTCAGGAGATACCTGCCTTAGAGCACCCATGGCGATACTCATGGACATCATCGGGGCGTCGATCATCGCCGGCATCATTCTGGTGGCGATCTTCGGAATGAATGTGAACCTGGATCAGGCTACGTATAACAAGACCTTTACGCTCATCACACAGACGAATTGCGTCACACTGGCCCGGATGATTGAATTCGATTTTGTCAAGATCGGCTACCACACGCCGAAGCCGGCGGTCCGCGCCGCGAAGCAGGATAGCATTTCGTTTTATATGGCGGATCCCACCAATCCGGGCGTCGCATGGGATTCCGTCCAGTACTATGTGGGTCCCGCTTCGGTGCTCGGATCCACAAAAAATCCACGCGACAGAATTCTCTACCGTGTTCGGAACGGGGTGAGGACGGCTGCCAATATCGGGGTCACGAGCCTGAGCTTTACGTATTATGACAGCGCTGGAGTCGTCACGACAATTCCGGATTTTGTCAAGTCGATCGACGTGGTTTTTAATGTCGAGAGCCCTTTCCCGGTCGACACGACCTACGCCGCGGCATTCTGGCAGAAACGAATTTTTCCCAGGAATCTTTGAGACTCTCAAATGGGCACTAACGCGATCATCTCGGTTCTCGGGTTCATCATTGTGTTCAGCATTGTCGCGACGACCCTGAACAAGAGGAACACAGAGGCATACCAGAACACCTACGGCTACGCCGATTACACCATCGCCCGGGACATCGCCCGCAATTCCATCCAGGTTGCGCTCAGAACAATCGATACCACCTCGGTCCTGCCGTCGACATTTACAGTTCCCAGCTCCCCGCCCGGCAGTTTGGAAGGCGGTACCTTTCGGGTCGACGGAGTCGCCCTCGGTGATTCACTCTGGTTGACGGCAAACAGCACGTTCAACGATTCATCCTACCGGATCAAGACAAAAATGGTCGTCGCACACACGATCTTCCCGCAGTGGGTATTCCAGGCGGCGCTCGGCGTCTATTCGACTCCGGACAGTTTCAAATTCAAGTCGACGGGCTTTACGATGGACGGCCGCGATCATGACGTTCTGGGAAATCTCCTTCCCCTGAGCGCGGACAGCGTTTCACCCATCCACGTGAGAACCGCCGCGGATAGCGCAAGCGCCTACAATGCATCTTACCCCAAGCTGGTCGACAGCATCAAAGGAACCCCGAAAATCACTGTCGACTCGCTGATACCGGATCCGGCCGTGTTGGGCGCGCTCTATTACGGGCTTGCCGACTCAATTCTTATAAATAATGCCCCCAAAAAACCGACCCAGATCGGCTCCAAGGGAACCCAGGCAAACCCGATTATCGTTTTTTGCGACGGCACCGGTGCCGGTGCCGTACCGGGGAACTTCGTTCTGAACAGCGGGGACATAGGATGGGGAATTCTTGTGGTGAAGGGATCGCTGACGCTGAACGGGAATTCAGAATGGCACGGGCTCATTATTGAATATGGGAATTGGGTCCTCGACCTTAACACGAGTGTCGGCAACTCGAAAATCATCGGCGGAGTCCTCTTTGGGGGCCTCGCGGGCAGCTCCTGGGAAATGGGTGGAGGATCGATGATTCAATTCAGCAAAGCCGCCCTGACGAAAGCAAAAAATATCAAGACGGCTCCGGTTTATAAGATAGTGGATTGGTACGAGTAGTTCGGAGTTGTTCCCCGCTTTGATGCTCACCATCGTTCCCTGAATCCACTTCCCCAACCGAATCGGGACACCCCGTTCCCGATCTGATTCGTTTTCCTTCACGAACAAGTTCTCCCCGCGATCTCAGCAACCTGACTCTGCCTCGCCTCCGGATCATTTTATCCGTTTCAGCGCGGTCTTCCCATCTGAAATAACCACTTAATTTCTTCGCTCCACTTAATCGGGTAAAACGCCGCACCGGCGTGTGCGACATCACCGCACCATCTCCCGTTTCGGATATCTTGGTAGCGTTCGAAGCATCCTCTTCGGACCGATCAGATATCTCGAACGATGTGCCTCCCAGTCTGACCGTACGAGCAAATCGAGTAAATCGTCAAACTAGAACAACTTCACCTACCCATCACTACAAAGGAGAGTGTCTTCATGATGCTCAATACAACGTCACGCTGTCTGATCGCCGGGATGAAGTGCATGCCCGTTGTCCGCGCCGCGCTCATGTGCGCGTTTGCCATGCTTCTGTTGTCGGCCGGCGCCTACGCGCAGACGCCTCCGGCCGGTACGCCGGGAAGCGCGGCCAACATGGAAATCGACGCCAACTATTTTTCGGGCGTCACCTTTACCGGGGCAGCGTTTCTCTCCGGCAACGACTGGTCTCAGGGTCCGACCGGGAGCGCGCTTCTGCTCCAATCGGGCGGCCACTCCGTCCTTGGCCTGAATAACGCCACGAACAGTTTGTGGTTTCGCGACGCGAACTGGGGCACGGGAGACGATCCGACGCAGTACAAGGGCGGCCAGAAGAACGATCAGGCCATCGACTCCTCAAGCACCCATTGGGTCGTCACCGACACGACGGCCGGCGGAGGAAGCCCGCAGAAGAACGATATCACGAACTGCTATATCAGCACGCAGATCGACGGAGCGACGGGCCACCGCTGGGTGGTGGCGGGATTTGAGACGCGCGCCACGAACGGTGTGAGTTTCGCGGGACTTGAATTGGACCAGAAAGGAATGTTCGTGGACAGGCGCGTGCCGGGAAGCAATAAGATCACCGGCAGAGCGACCGGCGCGGGAACCGCGGGCGGGCGCGTGGCGGGCACACTCGACATCAACAACCACCTGGTCGGCGGCGATATTCTCTTGATCGTCGATTACACCAACGGCGGAACGCGGCCCATCGTCAGCGTCCGCGAGTGGAGCACGAACGGCGGCGGATCGTGGAGCCTGATTGCCGATTCTCTTTCAGCGGGGAAGGGGTTCACCACGACCAACACCGCCAACATCCCGGCGGTCGCGCCGGGGCAGGGCGTTTCACCGCAGGGGAACCTGACCGATTCAACGATCGCGCTTCAGTTCGTCGAGTTCGGCCTCGATTTGACCGGATTGAACCTTCTGCCGCTCGATCCCTGCAACCCGCTGGCGACGGCGCTCTTCCAGACGCGGTCCTCCGCGTCGTTTACAAGTTCTTTGATGGATTTTGCGCTTGGCATGTTCGCCGTCATACCCCCGGCAGTGGGGAATGCGGGGCCCGATCAATCGGTCTGTCAGGCGGGAGATGTGGCGACCTTCACCCTCGCAGGGAGCGCGATGAACGGCATCCCCCTCTGGTCGGTGCTGAGCGGACGCGTGGCGATTGCAGACCCCAGCTCGTTGACCACGACGATCACCGATACCGGGACCGGGACGGCGATGCTTCTTCTCACGGTAACGAGCACACAGGGCTGCGGTATTTTGAAGGACACCGTGGTATTCAACGTGAACCCGAATCCCGCAGTTTCGGTCAATAGTCCCTCGGTGTGCGCAAGCGCGTTGCCCTCAACGCTGACTGCGACCCCTTCGGGCGGAACCGGCTCAATGGCGTTCCACTGGAGCACCGGCGCAACGACCTCGACGATCAGCACGAGCACCGCGGGCACCTACAGCGTGACGGTGACGGATACGAAGGGATGCACCGGCACGGGCTCGGGCACGCTTACGGTCAATCCGAACCCGACTGTTTCGGTCGGTAACGCTGAGGTCTGCGCGAGCACGCTTCCTGCGACGCTGACCGCAACACCGGCGGGCGGAACAGGAGCCGCGACCTTCGCGTGGAGCACCGGCGCGACGACATCGACGATCAGCACAAGCGCCGCCGGAACCTATAGTGTGACGGTGACGGATACCAAGGGCTGCACGGGCTCCGGCTCGGGCATTCTGACGGTCGATCCGAACCCCGCGGTTTCTGTCAATAGCCCGGAGGTCTGCGCCAGCAGCCTGCCTGCAACATTGACCGCGACGCCCTCCGGCGGAACCGGCTCGAAGACGTTCGCATGGAGCACGGGCGCGACGACCTCGACGATCGGCACGAGCACGGCAGGCACCTACAGCGTGACGGTGACCGATACGAAGGGCTGCACGGGCTCCGGCTCGGGCACGCTCACGGTCAATCCGAACCCGACGGTGAGCGTCAACAGTCCGGAAGTCTGCGCGAGCGGTCTGCCTTCGACCCTGACAGCAACGCCGTCGGGCGGAACGGGCGCTGCGACTTTTGCATGGAGCACAGGCGCGACGACCTCGACGATCAGCAGGAGCGCCGCTGGGACATATTCAGTGACTGTGACCGATTCGAAGGGCTGCACGGGCTCCGGCTCGGGCACGCTCACGGTCAACCCGAATCCGACGGTGAGCGTCAACAGTCCGGAAGTCTGCGCGAGCACGCTTCCGGCAACATTGACGGCGACACCCGCGGGCGGAACAGGCGCTTCGGCCTTTGCGTGGAGCACGGGCGCTACGACCTCGACGATCAGCACAAGCACCGCCGGGACCTATAGCGTGACGGTGACAGACACCAAGGGCTGCACGGGCTCGAGCTCGGGCACTCTGACCGTCGATCCCAATCCGACGGTTTCGGTGAACAGCCCCGAAGTCTGCGCAAGCGCTCTACCGACGACGCTCACCGCGACGCCTTCGGGCGGAACGGGTGCGAAGGCGTTTGCATGGAGCACCGGCGCGACGACCTCGACGATCAGCACAAGCACCGCCGGAACATATTCAGTGACCGTGACCGATGCGAAGGGTTGCACGGGCTCCGGCTCAGGGACGCTGACGGTCAACAACAATCTTACCGTCTCAGTCAATAGCCCCGAAGTCTGCTCCGGGAATTCGAGCACGCTCACGGCGACCGTCAACGGAGGAGCGCCAGGCTACACGTACTCGTGGAGCACGGGCGCGACGACCTCGACCATCAGCACGACCACTGCAGGAACATATTCGGTAACTGCGACCGATACGAAGGGCTGCACGGGCTCCGGCTCGGGCACGCTGACGGTCAATCCGAATCCGACGGTATCGGTCAACAGCCCCGAGGTGTGCGCAAGCACAGTACCGGCGACCTTGACGGCGACACCGTCCGGCGGAACAGGATCGAAGACGTTCGCATGGAGCACCGGTGCGACCACTTCGACCATCAGCACGAGCACAGCCGGAACCTACAGCGTGACCGTAACCGATACGAAGGGTTGCACCGGCTCGGGCACGGGTACACTGACGGTCGATCCGAATCCGGCAGTCTCGGTCAACAGCCCCGAAGTCTGCGCAAGCGGTCTGCCCTCGACCCTTACCGCAACGCCCTCCGGGGGGACCGGCTCGAAGACGTTCGCCTGGAGCACGGGCGCGACGACCTCGACCATCAGCACGAGCACCGCTGGAACCTACAGCGTGACCGTGACCGATACGAAGGGTTGCACGGGCTCGTCCACGGGTACGCTGACAGTCAATCCGAATCCGACGGTATCGGTCAACAGTCCCGAGGTGTGCGCAAGCACATTGCCGGCGACGTTGACGGCGACACCGGCCGGGGGAACAGGTTCGAAGACGTTCGCATGGAGCACAGGCGCGACGACCTCGACGATCAGCACGAGCACCGCCGGAAGCTACAGCGTGACCGTAACCGATGCGAAGGGTTGCACGGGGACGGCCACGGGTACGCTCACCGTCGATCCGAATCCGACTGTCTCTGTCAACAGCCCTGAAGTCTGCGCGAGCGCGCTTCCGTCGACATTGACGGCCACGCCTTCCGGCGGGACCGGCGCTGCGGCGTTTGCCTGGAGCACGGGCGCGACGACCTCGACGATCAGCACCAGCACGGCAGGAACCTACAGCGTCACCGTGACCGATACGAAGGGCTGCACGGGGTCAGGCACGGGCACGCTCACGATCAATCCGAATCCCACGGTTTCTGTCAACAGTCCCGGCGTGTGCGCAAGCACGCTTCCGGCGACATTGACGGCCACGCCTTCCGGAGGGACCGGCTCGAAGACATTCGCGTGGAGCACGGGCGCGACAACATCGACCATCAGCACGAGCACCGCCGGTACCTACAGCGTGACCGTGACCGATGCGAAGGGCTGCACGGGCTCGGGCACGGGTACGCTCACGATCAATCCGAATCCGACGGTGAGTGTCAACAGTCCTGAGGTCTGCTCAAGCACGCTTCCCGCCACGTTGACGGCGACACCGGCCGGCGGGACCGGCGCTGCGACCTTTGCATGGAGCACAGGCGCGACGACTTCGACGATCAGCAGGAGCACCGCCGGGACCTATAGCGTGACAGTGACCGATGCGAAGGGCTGCACGGGCTCCGGCTCGGGCACTCTGACCGTCGATCCCAATCCGACGGTTTCCGTCAACAGCCCCTCGGTATGCGCAAGCGGTCTCCCATCCACCCTCACCGCGACGCCATCCGGCGGGACGGGCGCCGCGACGTTTGCATGGAGCACAGGGGAGACGACCTCGACCATCAGCACGAGCACGGCCGGGACCTATAGCGTGACTGTGACCGACACGAAGGGTTGCACGGGCTCGGGCACGGGTACGCTGACGATCAATCCGAATCCGACGGTGACGGTGGGTGGGGTCGAAGCGTGCGCGAGCGCGTTGCCGGCGCATCTGACTGCCACTCCTGCAGGCGGAACGGGATCCAAGACGTTCGCATGGAGCACGGGCGCGACGACTTCGACGATCGCTACGAGCACCGCGGGAACCTACAGTGTAACTATCACGGATTCGAAGGGTTGCACGGGCTCCGGTTCGGGAGCGCTCGCCGTCGATCCGAATCCGACAGTCTCGGTCGGTGGTGTGGAAGTCTGCGCCGGCTCGCTCCCGAGCACGCTGACCGCGACGCCTTCCGGCGGGACAGGTGCCGTTACTTTCTCATGGAGCACGGGCGCGACGACCTCGACCATCAGCACGAGCACGGCAGGCACGTATACCGTGACGGTGACCGATACGAAGGGCTGCACGGGCTCCGGCTCGGGCAGGCTGACGGTCGATCCGAATCCGACGGTGTCTGTGAACAGCCCCCGGGTGTGCGAGGCCGCACTGCCGGGAATTCTGACCGCGACTCCTGGGAGCGGGACGGGATCTTCGACGTTCGCATGGAGCACGGGAGCGACCACATCGACCATCAGCGTCAGCACCGGCGGAACCTACAGCGTCACTGTGACCGATACCAAGGGATGCACCGGTTCAGGCACGGGCACGCTCACAGTGAGGACCGATTGCGGTGGGCACATCTTCCCGACGCAGACGACCTGCAGCGACTTTACGAGCGGCAATGCGGTTCGACTGCCGTCGCTTTGCTACAAGCCGCAGGATGGAAAGGTCGGCTCTTCAACGCCTGGCGTGATCTTCTACTACACCCAGGTGACGGCTCCGGGTGCCAGCTTCTGCGTCGATGTGATGCAGACGAAGGCGTGCAGCGCGTTCAATATCCTCCGGATTCAGAACGGCAATCAGATCTACATCTACAGCGACGGTTGCCAGAATCTGCGCCAGGGGAACGAACCCTCGCCGGGCCAGGGACACGTCTGCATCACAGGCGCGACGCCGGGTGCGCACTACATCATCTCGGTGAAGTTCAGCGTGAAGTCGATGCAGGGGGCCAGCTACAGCGGCGCACCCCCGACCTGCCAGTACAACTTCATCAGCTCGGTGAACGGAACGCCGGTCGACGAGACCGCCGACAGCGTCTCCGCAATCCCCGGCTGTTCGGCGGTGACGGCGCTCGGGAAATCGGGGATCGGTGAAGCATCCGAAATGACACTTGCAACGCCGGCTCAGTATGCGCTCCACGCGAACTTTCCGAATCCGTTCAACCCGACGACGCAGATCAGGTTCGATCTGCCGGAAGCAAGCACGGTCCGGTTGAGCGTCTTTAACATCCTCGGCCAGGAAGTCGCGAGGCTGGTGGACGGAGCGATGGGCGCAGGATATCAGTCGGTCGAGTGGAACACCTCCAACCTTCAGGGGGTGGCGCTGCCTTCGGGGATGTACATGTACCGGCTGCAGGCGACCTCGACGACGACCGGAAGAGAGTTCCATGACGTCATGAAGATGCTGTTGATGAAGTAAGCTGTCAGGAACGGGCAATTCAACGGGGTGGTTCCGGGTTCGGGACCACCCCGTTTTTATGGCCCTCCCACGGATTTTGCTTCCGCCTATCCACCTGCAAACTAATCGGGTAAAACGCTCCGCCGGCGTGTGCGACATCACCGCACGATTTCTGATTTCCTATATATTGGTAGCGTACGAAGCATCCTCTTCGGACCGATCAGATAGCTCCAAAGATGTACCCCCCAGTCTGACCGTACGAACAAAACGAGTAAATCGCCGAAATGAATCTACTTCACCTAACCATCACTCAGAAGGAAAGTAACGTTATGATCCTCAGTACCTCGTACAGTGATCTTCGCGCCAGGATGCCGGCTCTGCGGGTTCTTTGTACCGCGATCCTGGTCTGCGTGCTTACCATGCTTGCATTGACTGGCCGTGCTTCCGCGCAAGCTCCGGCCGGGACGCCCGGAGTCGCCGCCAGCGTCGAGATCGATGCCAACTTCTTCTCCGGCGTCACCTTTACGGGGGCAACGTTTCTCCCCGGCAACGACTGGTCGCAGGGACCCACCGGAAGCGCGCTTCTTCTGCAGTCCGGAGGCCACTCTGTCATTGGTTTGAACAATGCCATGAACAGTTTATGGTTTCGCGACGAAAACTGGGGCACGGGAGACGATCCGACGCAGTACAAGGGCGGTCAGAAGAACGATCAAGCCATCGACGCCTCGAGCGGCCACTGGGCCGTGACCGACACGACGACCGGCGGAGGAAGCCCGCAGAAGAACGATATCACGAACTGCTATATCAGCACGCAGGTCGACGGAGCAACGGGCCACCGCTGGGTGGTGGCGGGATTTGAGACGCGCGCCACGAACGGGGTGAGTTTTGCAGGCCTCGAATTGGACCAGAGAGGCATGTTCGTCGACAGGAGCGTTCCGGGAAGCAATAAGATCACCGGGAGAGCAACCGGCGCGGGGACCGTCGGGGGCCGC is part of the Bacteroidota bacterium genome and encodes:
- a CDS encoding T9SS type A sorting domain-containing protein, which produces MMLNTTSRCLIAGMKCMPVVRAALMCAFAMLLLSAGAYAQTPPAGTPGSAANMEIDANYFSGVTFTGAAFLSGNDWSQGPTGSALLLQSGGHSVLGLNNATNSLWFRDANWGTGDDPTQYKGGQKNDQAIDSSSTHWVVTDTTAGGGSPQKNDITNCYISTQIDGATGHRWVVAGFETRATNGVSFAGLELDQKGMFVDRRVPGSNKITGRATGAGTAGGRVAGTLDINNHLVGGDILLIVDYTNGGTRPIVSVREWSTNGGGSWSLIADSLSAGKGFTTTNTANIPAVAPGQGVSPQGNLTDSTIALQFVEFGLDLTGLNLLPLDPCNPLATALFQTRSSASFTSSLMDFALGMFAVIPPAVGNAGPDQSVCQAGDVATFTLAGSAMNGIPLWSVLSGRVAIADPSSLTTTITDTGTGTAMLLLTVTSTQGCGILKDTVVFNVNPNPAVSVNSPSVCASALPSTLTATPSGGTGSMAFHWSTGATTSTISTSTAGTYSVTVTDTKGCTGTGSGTLTVNPNPTVSVGNAEVCASTLPATLTATPAGGTGAATFAWSTGATTSTISTSAAGTYSVTVTDTKGCTGSGSGILTVDPNPAVSVNSPEVCASSLPATLTATPSGGTGSKTFAWSTGATTSTIGTSTAGTYSVTVTDTKGCTGSGSGTLTVNPNPTVSVNSPEVCASGLPSTLTATPSGGTGAATFAWSTGATTSTISRSAAGTYSVTVTDSKGCTGSGSGTLTVNPNPTVSVNSPEVCASTLPATLTATPAGGTGASAFAWSTGATTSTISTSTAGTYSVTVTDTKGCTGSSSGTLTVDPNPTVSVNSPEVCASALPTTLTATPSGGTGAKAFAWSTGATTSTISTSTAGTYSVTVTDAKGCTGSGSGTLTVNNNLTVSVNSPEVCSGNSSTLTATVNGGAPGYTYSWSTGATTSTISTTTAGTYSVTATDTKGCTGSGSGTLTVNPNPTVSVNSPEVCASTVPATLTATPSGGTGSKTFAWSTGATTSTISTSTAGTYSVTVTDTKGCTGSGTGTLTVDPNPAVSVNSPEVCASGLPSTLTATPSGGTGSKTFAWSTGATTSTISTSTAGTYSVTVTDTKGCTGSSTGTLTVNPNPTVSVNSPEVCASTLPATLTATPAGGTGSKTFAWSTGATTSTISTSTAGSYSVTVTDAKGCTGTATGTLTVDPNPTVSVNSPEVCASALPSTLTATPSGGTGAAAFAWSTGATTSTISTSTAGTYSVTVTDTKGCTGSGTGTLTINPNPTVSVNSPGVCASTLPATLTATPSGGTGSKTFAWSTGATTSTISTSTAGTYSVTVTDAKGCTGSGTGTLTINPNPTVSVNSPEVCSSTLPATLTATPAGGTGAATFAWSTGATTSTISRSTAGTYSVTVTDAKGCTGSGSGTLTVDPNPTVSVNSPSVCASGLPSTLTATPSGGTGAATFAWSTGETTSTISTSTAGTYSVTVTDTKGCTGSGTGTLTINPNPTVTVGGVEACASALPAHLTATPAGGTGSKTFAWSTGATTSTIATSTAGTYSVTITDSKGCTGSGSGALAVDPNPTVSVGGVEVCAGSLPSTLTATPSGGTGAVTFSWSTGATTSTISTSTAGTYTVTVTDTKGCTGSGSGRLTVDPNPTVSVNSPRVCEAALPGILTATPGSGTGSSTFAWSTGATTSTISVSTGGTYSVTVTDTKGCTGSGTGTLTVRTDCGGHIFPTQTTCSDFTSGNAVRLPSLCYKPQDGKVGSSTPGVIFYYTQVTAPGASFCVDVMQTKACSAFNILRIQNGNQIYIYSDGCQNLRQGNEPSPGQGHVCITGATPGAHYIISVKFSVKSMQGASYSGAPPTCQYNFISSVNGTPVDETADSVSAIPGCSAVTALGKSGIGEASEMTLATPAQYALHANFPNPFNPTTQIRFDLPEASTVRLSVFNILGQEVARLVDGAMGAGYQSVEWNTSNLQGVALPSGMYMYRLQATSTTTGREFHDVMKMLLMK